The nucleotide window GCCCAGAGCCCCTTTCACCCCGTCACAATCCACTGCCCAGAGCTtttatacgtgtgtgtgtgtgtgtgtgtgtgtatgtgtgtgtgtgtgtgcgtgttactGCAGAAGCTGCAGTTTGTGCAGGAGCAGAGtcagagggaggtggaggcTTTGCGTCAGAGGgtgaaggagctggagcagcagaacaGCGTTTTGGCTGAGTCGCGTCttctgaagaggaggagagtgtaACGGGAGCGACTCTGCTGCCCCCCTCAGGCCTGCGCCAGCGCGCGCAGCCTGCCCCATGGGGCTCCCTGTCATTCAGCAGGATCTTCATCCGCCTCTCGCTCCCCTGCTGTGAGTGAGGCGCTCCGCTCAGCACACTCCCCAGCATCTATGCACGTCTCCGTTTTCAGGATGTTCAAAAAACGTTTCAAACGTTCATTTTGTTGGCAGCATGTttgaatgtatatgtgtgtttgtatatgtgtatattcacacacacacttccttgtCCATCACACTTGTTCCATTGGTCTGTATAGAAATAAAGGGAATGTAGCGTCTCTCTGTGGGTTTTGTTTTCGTTGGTTTTAGAGCAAAGCTGAAATGCACAGTTCACTTTTGGTGGTTCCAGGACGCCGTCGTCAAAAGTTCATTCACGACTGGCAGTGTCAGGCGTTTGGACCAGAGAGAGCTCGCTGCAGAGCGTCAACAGCCTCACTCATACGCTTAACACTTTGCACATGctcattgcatttttacataaatatgcatactATTCGGTTGTTTATTGCATAATTGCATTATCATGTGTTTTCTGCGGTGGTGAATTCccctttatgtgtgtgtttttgtgactgCTGCTGCACAGTACTCTTGTTCATTGTGAATGGCGTAGGAATGCAGTCCTGGTTTTGTTGCTTGCCTGTGTTTTAGGCACAGCCTGAAAGCATCAGACTGATTTTACACCGTGAGAGAGTTTTCATCACATTGCTGTCTTACAACACCTGGGGCAGGTGAGGAGCGAGCTCCTGCATTTACATTAGCAAGCGTGCTGCCTTAAATGAGGCCGGCCTGCTAGTGGCCGCCTCTGTGAGTTTGTGATTATTACTCAACATAGCCCTGCCCCTTTTTCTAAAGTTAAAGCTGGTTGGTTACCCTTTTTCTGAGGTCCTCCCCTGGGGGCAGGCCTTAGTGTCTGTGCTTTGAGTTGTGACATGAGCAAGAGCCAAGAGGTGCAGTTATGTAAGAGTTTCAGGAAACGTTCTTCACAGGATTAGTGAAACGCCACTTTAGATAAAGAGATTACCATGAGTCTGTCGCTGTTTGAAAGAGTTAAGTAAACTCCGTATGGCTGGCCTGTCCTGACCAGCGCTTCCTGACAGGTGTAGCTTCCCGTAGTGTCAGGTGTGTCCCGGGAGCAGACTCCTTGCTTAATGACAGCAAATATTAGCATGCATTCACAGTAGAGTGTCTGATTCAGTCATATGctactcccacaatgcactgtgtcTGGACATAGTGATACAGTTAGCCTACAGTAAGACTTTCTGAATCCACAGACTTTTcttacagtattttttcatgGTGGTATTTCAGCACCATTTCAGGTTGAATTCATTGTTACTGATGACATGTTTTCTTGGAGTTACGGTCAGTTCCTGCTGTCAGGCTCTGCCTGAGGGGGAAACTCCCTGCTGATTCACTTTAAATGTGTTGTCTCCCACAGAAGCAGTGCTGCCAAAGCCATAATGAACAATATTCATACGCTGAGTTAAAGAAAACGCACacgaacacatgcacacacatacatacaaacatcacATACAAGGATATCCTCGTTTTTATACAAACATCACATACAAGGATATCCTCGTTTTTATACAAACATCACATACAAGGATATCCTCGTTTTTATACAAACATCACATACAAGGATATCCTCGTTTTTATACAAACATCACATACAAGGATATCCTCGTTTTTATTACAATTCAAAAATGTTGCAATGTTTccaaaacaacaaccaaaaaaaaaattaaatgaatcagttaaaataaatctttaaacaaagacaacaataataacagtaggTATAATTTGGTGCCATTTTGGTGTCAGGCACTGTCTCTCAGACTGTGACAGGCAAATATATTGTGTTATTTGAGCCTCTCTGAGGAGAACTGGGagtttctctccctcactggcAAATCTTTACAATCTCAGCGaatttctctccctttcatttgtttcttctctccccctttgtatttctccctccctccccagctctctgttctgctttccttcccttctctgtttggccctctcccccccccctctttctccttctctctctctctcctctctctctctctccccccccctctttctccttctctctctctccctctctctctctctccctccccccccctctccttctctctctctctccctctcccccctctctctcactctcccccctctctctctccttctccccccctccctctctcgctccctctctctccccccccactctctctccctctctctctctctctctctccctctctcccttcttctctctctctgtccctccccctctctctctccctctctccccccctccccctctctcccccctctctctcactctccccctctctctctctctccttctctctctccctctctgtcccccccactctctctccctctccctccttctctctctccctctcccattccccccctctctctaccctctctctctctgacaccctctctcacctctgtgcTTCTTCATTAGggaacacatgtacacagattGGATTATGGAGATTATGGGGCTGTAGGAGGCAGGgctctgcctgcacctgcctgcctggcTGCACCTGCCCGCCTGGCTGCTCCTGCCTGTGGGTCCTGCAGAGACCGTGGAGGCGGAGAACTGACAACCAGGTACCCCCAGCTGGGCCTCAAGAGTCTTACTGTCATACCCCTCTCACCTGGAAGACATCACCATTATCCTGACACAAAAactacagatgtgtgtgtgcatatgctgtACTGTCCATGCagctttttgtatgtttgtgtgtgagacccAAACTCTTCTCTCAGACCTCTAAACTCACCTGCTCTCAGTTCTGTAAGGGAACCTGATCCGCTGTCACAGACCTCACGTTTTactgagtgtgtgcacatgaggTCGAACCCGGGAtcacagagggagggacagagacgcCCTGCCCTGAAGCTCCCACAGCTTGGGAACGCTCAGCAGAAACGTGCACACCCCTGTGCAGAGTGTCTGATGAGGTGATCTGTCAGACGCTAAAAACAGCCCTGAGATTAGGGGGGATGACATCAGCCTAATCCCAGCAGTGcgggagaggagcagtgaggcaGAGCGTCCAGCGGTCCCGGGTCCCGGGTTCGACTGCGAGCCGCGGAGCCGCTGTGCTGCCTGCAGAGCCGCTGTCTGGCTCACAGGAACAGGAGGCCTCTTCTTTTGCTAAGGAAATTCCTTGGGCCGTGGTTGGCTGACGGCTGCAGGGCACGATCTCTGAGCGACTCCCAGGATGCACAGAGACGCAGCGGTCGCCGCGGCCGGAGCGGACACTGCAAGCGGCTCCCACTGTTGACCGATTCTCCCAAGGTGAGATTCTCTGGTtttgtgcaaacaaaatgaagtaaaataatgaGGAGTGTGAAGGCCAACATCTCTTACaccattacattgcatgacTTTACCATTTTACACCATGCATCACTGCCCCTCACCCTGCAGCACTCAGGATCATCAGTTGTAAGTTACGCAGCACAGACATGAGCGGCAGTACATTACTGACAGACACTGGCTTTCCGGAACACTCCTGTGTGAGATAAAATCAGACCTCAGCGCCTGGAGGGGCGGGTTCCTGAACTGACCAGCCAACACCCTACAGTTACACGTACATTTAGCTGCTTAGCAGCCActcgtatccagagcaacttatgttatatttttaacatcttatccatttgtatccacctggatatttacagcCGTGATTTATAGTTTTTCTCGACTGCTTGAGCACAATTCTCCAAACTGAAGTCACTTCTGCatgtattcgtgtgtgtgtgtatgtattgctgtgtgtgtgtgtgtttgtgcttgtgtgtgtattgctgtgtgtgtgtgtgtgtttgtgcttgtgtgtgtattgcggtgtgtgtgtattgctgtgtgtgtgtattgctgtgtgtgtgtgtgtattgccgtgtgtgtgtgtttgtgcttgtgtgtgtattgctgtgtgtgtgtgtgtgtgtgtgtattgctgtgtgtgtgtgtgtgtgtgtgtgtgtgtattgctgtgtgtgtgtgtgtgtgtgtgtattgctgtgtgtgtgtgtattgatgtgtgtgtgtgtgtgtattgctgtgtgtgtttgtgcttgtgtgtgtattgctgtgtgtgtgtgtgtgtgtgtgtgtgtattgctgtgtgtgtgtgtgtgtgtgtgtgtattgctgtgtgtgtgtgtgtttgtgcttgtgtgtgagtgtgtgtgtgtgtattgctgtgtgtgtgtgtgtttgtgcttgtgtgtgtgtgtgtgtgtgtgtgtgtattgctgtgtgtgtgtgtgtgtgtgtgtgtattgctgtgtgtgtgtgtgtgtgtgtgtgtgtgtgtgtgtgtgtgtgtgtgtgtgtgtgggtgtgtgtgtgtgtgtgtgtgtattgctgtgtgtgtgtgtgtgtgtattgctgtgtgtgtgtgtgtgtgtgtgtgtgtgtgtgtgtattgctgtgtgtgtgtgtgtatgtgtattgctgtgtgtatgtgtattgctgtgtgcgtgtgtgtgtgtgtgtgtgtgtgtgtgtgtgtgtgtgtattgctgtgtgtgtgtgtgtgtgtgtgtatgtgtattgctgtgtgtatgtgtattgctgtgtgtgtgtgtgtgtgtgtgtgtgtgtgtgcagaatgaAAGCTGTGTACATACACAGGGACTCTCTCCCAGGACGCCATGGCTCTGACTGCTGCAGAGATGAGGAGggacagccccgccccctcacagtccagccccgccccctcacagtccagccccgccccctcacacCCCTGCAGAGGCTTAACCTGGCCATGTGCCAGGACGAGAAGACCATCCGCGAGCTGACCATCGGCCGCCGCCTTGGCCTCTACAAGGTCCGGGGAGACATTGGCTGCGGAAACTTCTCCCGCGTCAAGCTGGGCGTCCACGCCCTCACAGCAGGTAGGGTTTAAACTGACACGCCCTCACGGCAGGTAGGGTTTAAACTGACACGCCCTCATTGCAGGTAGGGTTTAAACTGACACGCCCTCATTGCAGGTGGGGTTTAAACTGACACGCCCTCACGGCAGGTAGGGTTTAAACTGACACGACTTTTTGTCACCTGAAAGTGAAaggtttctttctctctctgcctgtctaacgtttcctctctcactctccctctccttatctctctctctctctcactcttcctctccttatctctcactctccctctccttatctctctcactctctctctcttcctctccttatctctctcactctctctcagacaaAGTGGCCATTAAGATCCTGGAGAAGACCAAGCTGGACCAGAAGCAGCTTTCACGGGAGATCTCCAGCATGGAGCGTCTGCACCACCCCAACGTGGTCCGGCTGTATGAGGTGGTGGAGACGGCCTCCCGCCTCCACCTGGTGATGGAGTACGCGGGCAGAGGGGAGCTGTACACCAGGATCAGCACCGAGGGCAAGCTGTCTGACACCAACAGCAAGATCATCTTCGCCCAGGTGGTGTCAGCCGTGAGACACATGGTGAGCTGTCGTCCTGGCAACCATCAAGGACAAAGCTGCACACTGACGCACTCCCCACACTCCCCACAGGCCTCAGGCCTCTCTTTGTAACAGATACAACTTTAGGGACAGACTGAGGAACTGCATTTTTCAGATAATAGAGGATCTTACTATACACAGTAACACGCGTACTATATTTCTTTGGCTTCGCTGCCACCTGATTCCAGAGACTGATTTATCTCACGTTTCACATATTTCTCACTGACACAGGTGCGCTGTTACTGAGGAAATCAACCTGCAGAGTCCCGTCTTCGATTTCGTTTGGCTGGGTTTGGTTAGTGATGCTTTTGAGGGGaaggtttcctgttttttcatgaatatgtttctgtgtgtgatgcAGCATGAGAACAACATCATCCACCGGGATCTGAAGGCGGAGAACGTGCTGTTTTCTGCCAGCGGCTGTGTGAAGGTGGCCGATTTCGGCTTCAGCACCGTCAGCCGGCGGGACGAGACCCTGAGCACGCTGTGCGGGTCGCCGCCGTACGCGGCGCCGGAGCTGTTCCGCGAGGAGCGCTACGTGGGCGTGTCCGTGGACGTGTGGGCGCTGGGCGTGCTGCTGTTCTTCATGGTGACGGGCAGCATGCCGTTCCGCGCCGACACGGTGGGCCGGCTGAGGCGCTGCGTGCTTGAGGGCGCCTTCACCGTGCCCGCGAGCGTGCCCGAGCCCTGCCGCCGCCTGATCTGCGCCATCCTGCGGCCGCAGCCCGAGCTCCGCTGCACCCCCGACCAGATGATGGGCTGCGAGTGGCTGCTGCCCGTGCGTTTCCCCCGCCCACTGGAGCCCTTCCGCCTCGACCCAATGCACCTGCTGGGGGCGGAGCCTGGcagggtgggtgtggcaggggCGGGGCCCAGTGGGGTGGGGTCAGAGCCCGATGCGATGAGCAGGGTGGGGGCGGAGTCTGGCAGACTGGGGGCGGGCCCCAGTGGGGTGGGGTCGGAGTCCGAGAGGGTAGGGGTGGAGCCAGGCGAACTGAGCAGAATGGGGATGGAGTCCAGCGGGGTGGGGTCGGAGCCCGAGAGGGTAGGGGTGGAGCCAGGCGAACTGAGCAGAATGGGGATGGAGTCCAGCGGGGTGGGCGAAGTGGAGGCGGAGGTGAGGAAAgccctggaggagctgggtATCACTGCCGAGCACATCCGCAACAACCAGGGCAAAGACTGCCGCAGCTCTGTCAACGGCATCTACCGCATCCTGCTGCACCGCGCCCACCAACGCCGCGGCCTGGAGACTCCGCCCACCATCCCCCTGCCCGTCGCCGACCCCAAAATGGACAGACTCCGTGCCTACAGGCACTTACGCCTCACCTCCAAACTCTGCGTCATTGCTTAATGAACTCTGAATCGTTATTTAACGAACTCTGCGTCATTGCTTAATGAACTCTGTGTCGTTGCTTAATGAACTCTGTGTCGTTGCTTAACGAACTCTGCGTCGTTGCTTAATGAACTCTGTGTCGTTGCTTAATGAACTCTGTGTCGTTGCTTAATGAACTCTGTGTCGTTGCTTAATGAACTCTGCGTCGTTGCTTAACGAACTCTGTGTCGTTGCTTAACGAACTCTGCGTCGTTGCTTAACGTACTCTGCGTCGTTGCTTAATGAACTCTTTGAGGAACATCTGTGTGTCATTCGTTGCTTTACAGAGGACGCTCTGTCTTCAGTactttttttggaatatttttgtGTAAAGAAGTGCCACCGTTTTAGTGTTAAACATTAATAAAGCACTAAAATAGCAAATTAACCTGTAAGTTTACTCCTTACCCCTGCAGAAACAGCCACCACTCTGACAGTGTGTCACCTTCCCTTGCGTGGGGTCACCAGATGTCTCTGACTGTGAAGAGAGCGTGTCGAAGAGTCTTCCTCAGATCAGACCCCTGCTGTCCAACTGCGCAAAATTCCGCTCTGTCTTTCAGCACAAACCAGCGTACTTTCCAGGGCCTCCCCTCAAACCCTCACACAGTCAGCCAGGCCATCGAAACGTCTCAGCATGTtcatccgggggggggggggggggcacaaaacgtcatattgtaaaaaaaaaaaaagtaataaatactatgtagatgTCCAggtataaggagacaactgggggtgcactgagatCTGTCTGGGGTGCACCcataagcacccccatagcgccggccCTGTGTTCACCTCAATAACAAAAAGCCCGTTTAATGAAGTTTGCCATAAAAAACCACTAATGGAATTGCGAAACCATGGTACCTACTGTTAACGCAaaagcatgaataaaaatgtacgATACTGAATGAAACTACATTTCAAATTATGCGCAGTGCTCTGGTACCGCCTAGTGTTCTTGGTTGGCCATTGCACCAGCTGAATTAATACTGTGGAAAATGCTGTGCGCAG belongs to Megalops cyprinoides isolate fMegCyp1 chromosome 5, fMegCyp1.pri, whole genome shotgun sequence and includes:
- the LOC118778486 gene encoding serine/threonine-protein kinase NIM1-like, which translates into the protein MEEAEHRQQAEMESMRKMMKDQEREKQAEIIKLQMEFSAKLARVQSASVKTQLQPPGSCPLPQNIFKREESPRPLTPLQRLNLAMCQDEKTIRELTIGRRLGLYKVRGDIGCGNFSRVKLGVHALTADKVAIKILEKTKLDQKQLSREISSMERLHHPNVVRLYEVVETASRLHLVMEYAGRGELYTRISTEGKLSDTNSKIIFAQVVSAVRHMHENNIIHRDLKAENVLFSASGCVKVADFGFSTVSRRDETLSTLCGSPPYAAPELFREERYVGVSVDVWALGVLLFFMVTGSMPFRADTVGRLRRCVLEGAFTVPASVPEPCRRLICAILRPQPELRCTPDQMMGCEWLLPVRFPRPLEPFRLDPMHLLGAEPGRVVEAEVRKALEELGITAEHIRNNQGKDCRSSVNGIYRILLHRAHQRRGLETPPTIPLPVADPKMDRLRAYRHLRLTSKLCVIA